One segment of Halomonas sp. TD01 DNA contains the following:
- a CDS encoding AMP-binding protein, whose translation MSEHANAHVLRGPALEGLDQYNSVTDVFHSAVKRFASKPAFSCMGKTLTFADLDRLSANFAAWLQHETDLVPGDRIAIQLPNVLQFPVAVFGALRAGLVVVNTNPLYTEREMAHQFKDSNAKAIVILANMADKLEKVLDKTDIQHVLVTQLADLHDVPKRWLINAVVKHVKKMVPAYSLPNAVGFRDALKKGASLNHTEVQRTMDDVAALQYTGGTTGMPKGAMLTHQNLVANMLQARAAIGEHLTDGEELVVAPLPVYHIYTFTVNCLFLMETGNHSLLITNPRDLPSFVKELKGLPFTGFIGLNTLFNALCNRDDFKQLDFSKLKLTISGGMALTKAAAKRWEETTGCPIAEGYGLTETSPIVSFNPTNAIQLGTIGKPVAGTAVKVIDADGNDVAMGEPGELCVQGPQVMKGYWQREDETRNSIDENGWFHTGDIAILQDDGYIKIVDRKKDMILVSGFNVYPNEIEDVVAAHPDVLESAAVGVPDEDAGEAIKLFVVSKNSELDAETLRKWCKKELTGYKVPKYVEFRDELPKTNVGKVLRRQLRDQETSNA comes from the coding sequence ATGAGCGAACACGCCAATGCCCACGTACTACGTGGCCCAGCGCTTGAAGGCTTGGATCAGTACAACTCAGTCACGGATGTCTTTCATTCAGCGGTTAAACGTTTTGCCAGCAAACCTGCATTTAGCTGCATGGGCAAAACCCTAACATTTGCCGACCTTGATCGTCTGTCTGCCAATTTTGCAGCCTGGTTGCAGCATGAAACTGACTTGGTTCCCGGTGACCGAATCGCCATTCAGTTGCCTAACGTGCTGCAGTTTCCTGTTGCGGTGTTTGGTGCACTAAGGGCTGGCTTAGTCGTCGTCAATACCAACCCGCTATACACCGAGCGGGAGATGGCGCACCAGTTTAAGGACTCCAATGCCAAAGCCATTGTTATTTTGGCCAATATGGCTGACAAACTTGAGAAAGTGTTGGATAAAACGGATATCCAACACGTCTTGGTTACCCAGCTTGCTGACCTACACGATGTGCCAAAGCGTTGGCTAATTAACGCCGTTGTTAAGCACGTTAAAAAGATGGTGCCTGCCTACTCGTTACCAAACGCTGTTGGCTTCCGCGATGCACTGAAAAAAGGTGCGTCGTTAAATCATACCGAGGTGCAACGCACCATGGATGATGTGGCTGCACTGCAATACACGGGTGGCACCACAGGTATGCCTAAAGGCGCGATGCTGACTCACCAGAACCTAGTGGCCAATATGCTCCAGGCGCGTGCCGCTATCGGTGAGCATTTGACTGATGGCGAAGAGTTAGTAGTCGCGCCATTGCCGGTCTATCACATCTATACGTTTACCGTTAACTGTTTGTTCCTAATGGAAACAGGCAACCACTCGCTACTGATTACCAATCCTCGCGACTTACCTAGCTTTGTCAAAGAGCTTAAAGGCTTGCCGTTTACCGGGTTTATTGGTCTGAATACGCTGTTTAACGCGCTGTGTAACCGAGATGACTTTAAGCAACTCGATTTTTCGAAGCTGAAGCTGACTATTTCGGGCGGTATGGCGCTAACCAAAGCGGCTGCTAAACGTTGGGAAGAAACGACAGGTTGCCCGATTGCAGAGGGCTACGGGCTGACGGAAACATCACCCATTGTTAGCTTTAACCCCACTAACGCTATACAGCTTGGCACCATTGGTAAACCGGTGGCAGGTACCGCTGTGAAAGTGATAGATGCAGACGGTAATGATGTTGCGATGGGGGAGCCTGGTGAACTTTGCGTGCAAGGGCCTCAGGTGATGAAGGGGTACTGGCAGCGGGAAGATGAAACACGCAATTCCATTGATGAAAATGGCTGGTTCCACACGGGTGACATCGCCATATTGCAGGACGATGGCTACATCAAAATCGTTGATCGAAAAAAAGATATGATTTTAGTATCTGGCTTTAATGTCTATCCAAATGAAATAGAAGATGTGGTGGCAGCGCATCCAGATGTGTTGGAGTCGGCGGCTGTTGGCGTGCCGGATGAAGATGCTGGTGAAGCGATCAAGCTATTCGTTGTTTCCAAAAACAGCGAGTTAGATGCTGAGACGCTGCGCAAGTGGTGCAAAAAAGAGCTAACCGGCTATAAGGTTCCGAAGTACGTAGAGTTCCGTGATGAGCTTCCCAAAACCAACGTTGGCAAGGTGCTACGCCGGCAGCTCCGCGATCAGGAAACAAGCAACGCTTAA
- a CDS encoding class II glutamine amidotransferase, giving the protein MCELLGMSANVPTDICFSFSGFLHRGGGTGPHRDGWGIAFYEEGGYREFRDPHPSVDSPIARLICDYPIKSNVVISHIRQANVGGVRLANTHPFTREMWGRPWCYAHNGQLSDWQQLPLGVYTPVGNTDSEHAFCWLMGELRRCFPTPPASPELLWERLHGLCEELRGLGVFNLLLSDGVYLYSYCSTKLAHITRRAPFGEAELSDAELTVNFIEHTTPNDIVSVIATEPLTQNEAWQRMVPGELLVWREGEINASYGHSK; this is encoded by the coding sequence ATGTGTGAGTTACTAGGCATGAGCGCCAATGTACCTACCGATATTTGTTTCAGTTTTTCCGGCTTTTTACACCGCGGTGGGGGAACTGGGCCTCATCGCGATGGGTGGGGCATCGCGTTTTACGAGGAGGGCGGTTATCGTGAATTTCGTGACCCCCATCCCTCGGTTGACTCCCCAATTGCCCGCCTAATCTGTGACTATCCTATTAAGTCCAACGTAGTGATTAGCCATATTCGCCAAGCGAATGTAGGCGGTGTGCGGCTGGCAAATACGCATCCGTTTACTCGTGAAATGTGGGGGCGTCCCTGGTGCTACGCCCACAATGGCCAGCTGAGCGATTGGCAACAGCTGCCATTAGGTGTGTATACCCCGGTCGGTAATACAGACAGTGAACACGCTTTTTGCTGGCTAATGGGCGAGCTGCGTCGTTGCTTTCCCACACCGCCCGCGTCTCCTGAATTATTGTGGGAGCGGTTACACGGGCTATGCGAAGAGTTGCGCGGACTAGGCGTTTTTAACCTACTGTTATCTGATGGCGTTTACTTATACAGCTACTGCTCGACCAAACTGGCTCATATTACTCGCCGCGCACCCTTTGGTGAGGCAGAGCTATCTGACGCAGAGTTGACGGTTAATTTTATTGAACATACAACGCCTAACGATATTGTCTCTGTGATTGCTACCGAACCACTTACCCAAAATGAAGCGTGGCAGCGAATGGTCCCAGGCGAATTATTGGTATGGCGCGAGGGAGAAATCAACGCGAGTTACGGTCATAGCAAATAG
- a CDS encoding S9 family peptidase, with product MKAQPGMHEGSPVAHYYRANSPEWHWLEEREAPDVRFFLEAANQQHDEWFAPLRPLSETLYQGHLARRELAVTSLKTALDHFTFWSNTAAEDDYSCWWRHPNGQPDAHECFLDVRDRAADQPFYDMGDMALSPNEQWLAWTEDTQGDERFTLWLKALPDGKPQQLLSDIGASVCWAEDETTNGATLLFTRFDDTQRPDSIWRMWIPFSTPERLAEPTLVMRENDPEFWIGIGKTRSKAWLLIESGSKDTTEIHAVPADQPHASPMCLHARQAGVEASIDHRPGMFYRLQNFAGPHFQLDFTSEAQHSNSAPEWQSLIAHREDTTLEGVDAFDWGLIIAERSHHEAQVMLRRLVLDKDHNLTFDKHIELPETPCSQLLEDSPHFDANTVHLREESFTRPPSWYALNLDSGERTLLKQVPVYGQLLPDQLVSQRIWATSADGERVPVSIVMRADLIGQPLPTLLYGYGAYGEALDPWFSIARLELLERGAAFAVAHVRGGGERGEPWYLNGKMTHKENSFNDFLAAREALVDKGFSQPERIVAYGASAGGLLVGTCINREPEAFCAAVLDVPFLDVLRTMQNPELPLTTAEYSEWGNPEDPDVAERIGGYSPIDNIGSQRYPALWIEGSWFDTRVSYWEPAKFYARVTQAQQGNAPVLLHTDMSSGHGGASGRFKAWRDTARQDAFILWALGLAPLDATD from the coding sequence ATGAAAGCACAGCCTGGTATGCACGAAGGCTCGCCTGTCGCACATTATTATCGCGCTAATTCTCCAGAATGGCACTGGCTAGAAGAGCGTGAAGCGCCTGATGTAAGGTTTTTTTTAGAAGCCGCTAACCAACAGCACGATGAATGGTTTGCCCCCTTACGACCACTTTCCGAAACACTTTATCAAGGCCACTTAGCGCGCCGTGAGCTGGCGGTGACCAGCCTTAAGACAGCGCTTGACCACTTTACGTTCTGGAGTAACACCGCCGCCGAAGATGATTACTCCTGCTGGTGGCGTCACCCTAACGGCCAGCCTGATGCTCACGAGTGCTTTCTAGACGTACGTGACCGCGCCGCCGATCAGCCGTTTTATGACATGGGCGACATGGCACTTTCCCCCAATGAACAATGGCTCGCCTGGACGGAAGACACCCAGGGCGACGAACGCTTCACACTGTGGTTAAAGGCGTTACCCGACGGAAAACCGCAGCAACTACTAAGCGATATTGGCGCTAGCGTATGCTGGGCGGAGGATGAAACAACCAACGGTGCAACGCTGCTATTTACACGCTTTGATGATACCCAGCGCCCTGACTCTATCTGGCGGATGTGGATACCGTTTTCAACGCCAGAGCGCCTTGCTGAACCAACCTTAGTAATGCGTGAGAACGATCCGGAGTTCTGGATTGGGATTGGCAAAACACGCTCGAAAGCGTGGCTTTTGATTGAAAGCGGTTCGAAAGATACAACAGAAATTCATGCCGTGCCCGCAGATCAGCCCCACGCTTCACCGATGTGCCTGCATGCCCGCCAGGCAGGTGTTGAAGCGAGCATTGATCATCGCCCTGGTATGTTTTATCGCTTACAAAATTTCGCAGGCCCGCATTTTCAGCTCGACTTCACAAGCGAGGCTCAACACAGTAACTCTGCTCCAGAGTGGCAGTCGCTGATAGCTCACCGTGAGGACACTACCTTAGAAGGGGTTGATGCGTTTGACTGGGGACTAATCATTGCCGAGCGAAGCCATCATGAAGCCCAGGTTATGTTACGCCGCTTAGTGCTAGATAAAGACCACAACCTCACATTCGATAAACATATCGAACTGCCTGAAACACCCTGCTCACAGTTGCTGGAAGATTCGCCGCACTTCGATGCCAATACGGTGCATCTACGCGAAGAGTCGTTCACCCGTCCTCCCAGTTGGTATGCGCTAAATCTTGATAGCGGTGAACGCACGTTGCTCAAGCAAGTGCCCGTTTACGGCCAACTGCTGCCTGACCAGCTAGTTAGCCAGCGCATATGGGCAACCAGCGCTGACGGCGAACGTGTGCCGGTATCCATCGTCATGCGCGCCGATCTGATAGGCCAACCACTACCCACGCTGCTATATGGCTACGGAGCCTACGGCGAAGCGCTTGACCCTTGGTTCTCGATTGCTCGGCTTGAGCTACTGGAACGCGGCGCAGCCTTTGCGGTCGCCCACGTACGGGGTGGCGGCGAACGCGGTGAGCCGTGGTATCTAAATGGCAAAATGACTCATAAAGAGAACAGCTTTAACGATTTCTTAGCCGCCCGCGAGGCGTTAGTAGACAAAGGGTTTAGCCAACCAGAACGGATTGTGGCTTATGGAGCCAGTGCAGGTGGCTTGTTGGTTGGCACCTGCATCAATCGCGAACCTGAGGCGTTTTGCGCAGCGGTATTAGATGTGCCATTTCTGGATGTGCTCCGCACCATGCAGAACCCAGAGTTACCACTTACCACCGCCGAATATAGCGAGTGGGGCAATCCTGAAGACCCAGACGTCGCCGAGCGTATCGGTGGCTACTCACCTATCGACAACATAGGTTCCCAGCGCTATCCAGCGCTATGGATAGAGGGCAGCTGGTTTGATACTCGCGTCAGTTACTGGGAACCTGCCAAGTTCTATGCTCGCGTTACCCAGGCACAGCAGGGCAATGCTCCTGTGCTGCTTCATACCGACATGAGTAGCGGACACGGCGGTGCCTCAGGTAGGTTCAAAGCCTGGCGAGACACTGCTCGCCAAGACGCGTTTATCCTGTGGGCATTGGGATTAGCCCCCTTGGACGCGACAGACTAA
- a CDS encoding YcgN family cysteine cluster protein, translating to MVTAMRERFWEKYSLEELTLQEWEALCDGCGQCCLLKLHDDETQELAVLNVACRLLDIHSCQCSDYENRFDSVPDCTQLTPELVKEFTWLPHTCGYRRVAEGRKLAGWHPLLSNDAERVHRKGVSVRNFAVSQDDVPERLLEEHIIAVLPMS from the coding sequence ATGGTAACCGCCATGCGTGAGCGCTTTTGGGAAAAATACTCACTGGAGGAACTAACACTTCAAGAGTGGGAGGCGCTATGCGACGGCTGCGGCCAATGTTGCTTGTTGAAGCTCCACGACGATGAAACGCAAGAATTGGCGGTTCTTAACGTTGCCTGCCGGTTGCTTGATATCCACAGTTGCCAGTGCAGTGACTATGAAAATCGCTTTGATAGCGTACCTGACTGTACCCAACTAACGCCTGAGTTAGTCAAAGAGTTTACTTGGCTGCCACACACATGTGGCTATCGGCGTGTTGCCGAAGGACGCAAGCTAGCAGGGTGGCATCCGCTGCTGAGTAACGATGCTGAGCGCGTTCACCGGAAGGGCGTAAGCGTGAGAAATTTTGCGGTTTCTCAGGACGATGTGCCTGAACGCTTACTGGAAGAGCATATTATTGCTGTATTACCGATGTCCTAA
- a CDS encoding acyl carrier protein phosphodiesterase yields the protein MNFLAHAWLAHPGSDEFLYGNLIADGVKGQDLTAWSPDVASGIRHHRRVDAWIDRHPNVLEAKRRAPSAQRRYVGIALDIVWDHFLARQQAGEQQHQLIERCYQLLQAWPAPQRLSTMMPLMVKHDWLHRYADFDFTCRAVAGVGQRLSGPNRLAELVPWLYEDYPCLAADFTVLWQECRDTLTSSGGTVGGGR from the coding sequence ATGAATTTTCTTGCCCATGCTTGGCTTGCCCATCCTGGCAGTGATGAGTTTCTCTATGGAAATCTGATTGCTGACGGTGTGAAGGGGCAAGACTTAACGGCTTGGTCGCCAGATGTTGCTAGTGGCATACGTCATCATCGCCGTGTGGACGCCTGGATTGATCGGCACCCTAACGTTTTAGAGGCAAAGCGGCGCGCGCCAAGCGCCCAACGGCGTTATGTCGGTATCGCGTTAGATATTGTGTGGGATCATTTTCTTGCTCGTCAACAGGCGGGAGAGCAGCAGCACCAGTTAATCGAACGCTGCTACCAGTTGTTACAGGCTTGGCCTGCGCCGCAGCGGCTGTCTACGATGATGCCGCTGATGGTTAAGCATGACTGGTTGCACCGTTACGCTGACTTTGACTTTACCTGTCGTGCAGTAGCTGGCGTTGGTCAGCGGCTATCAGGGCCTAATCGCTTGGCAGAGTTAGTGCCTTGGCTTTACGAAGACTATCCATGCTTAGCAGCCGACTTCACCGTGCTATGGCAGGAGTGTCGTGACACGCTAACTAGCAGCGGTGGTACTGTGGGTGGTGGGCGTTAG
- a CDS encoding YcgL domain-containing protein codes for MSEKLLCEILKSSRKDEMYLYIDKQKGLSSVPDALMDTFGKPVPVLTMILTADKKLARVNATDVMAAIQEQGFYLQMPPAKEAYLLDVHRAQAANRE; via the coding sequence ATGAGCGAGAAACTGCTTTGTGAGATTTTAAAAAGCTCACGCAAAGACGAGATGTATCTCTACATAGATAAGCAGAAAGGGTTGTCATCCGTGCCCGACGCATTGATGGACACTTTCGGTAAACCAGTGCCGGTGCTGACAATGATATTGACCGCCGATAAAAAGCTGGCTCGGGTGAATGCAACGGATGTGATGGCTGCCATCCAAGAGCAAGGCTTTTACCTGCAAATGCCGCCTGCGAAAGAAGCCTATTTGCTGGATGTTCATCGTGCGCAGGCGGCTAACCGCGAATGA
- the rnd gene encoding ribonuclease D has protein sequence MYQWIDSADALDAACEQVAGARVIALDTEFFRENTFFPVPALIQFTTGDMAYLVDPLSTPCTASFRDLLQNSAIKLLHACSEDLEVFQHWAGVLPTPLIDTQVAQAFLGETPGMGYQKLVEHWMGETLPKEETRSNWLERPLTLSQCEYAALDVIYLLKVWGFQAEKLEQLGRREWLNDECASLIEQAGRSVESDGQWYTRQRQLWRLNPRQLEAYRLMTIWREGETRHRDLPRNWLVSDKLLFAVAEKMPKNRYELAEIEGVKPPLVKKEGDTLLALVKQAQHCPEDDLPERWPDPMHPAFKRRFKALKKVVTEKAAELQIAPEMLLRRRDIEALVMQRLANQPLTTPGGWRHTYLAQEIHQALEELS, from the coding sequence ATGTATCAATGGATTGATAGTGCCGACGCCTTAGATGCTGCTTGCGAGCAAGTCGCCGGTGCCCGTGTGATTGCCCTAGACACTGAATTTTTCCGTGAAAACACGTTTTTTCCAGTACCTGCGCTTATTCAGTTCACGACCGGTGACATGGCGTATTTAGTTGATCCGTTGAGCACACCTTGCACTGCTTCTTTTCGTGATTTGTTGCAAAATAGTGCCATCAAACTACTTCATGCCTGCAGCGAAGACCTCGAGGTTTTCCAGCATTGGGCCGGCGTATTGCCAACGCCGCTTATAGATACACAAGTGGCGCAGGCTTTCTTGGGTGAAACACCGGGCATGGGCTATCAAAAACTGGTAGAGCACTGGATGGGGGAAACGCTGCCTAAAGAGGAGACGCGCTCCAACTGGTTAGAGCGCCCCTTAACGCTCTCCCAATGTGAATATGCGGCGTTAGATGTTATCTATTTGCTGAAAGTTTGGGGTTTTCAAGCGGAAAAGCTTGAGCAACTGGGGCGGCGTGAATGGCTTAACGATGAGTGCGCCAGCCTTATCGAGCAGGCAGGCCGCAGTGTCGAGAGCGACGGCCAATGGTATACACGCCAGCGGCAGTTGTGGCGCCTTAACCCCCGTCAACTTGAAGCCTACCGTTTAATGACTATTTGGCGTGAAGGCGAAACCCGCCACCGGGATTTGCCGCGTAATTGGTTGGTCAGCGATAAGTTACTGTTCGCGGTGGCAGAAAAAATGCCTAAAAATCGTTATGAGCTAGCAGAGATTGAAGGGGTCAAGCCGCCGCTGGTTAAAAAAGAAGGCGACACGTTGCTGGCGCTGGTGAAGCAGGCTCAGCATTGCCCCGAAGATGATCTGCCTGAGCGCTGGCCAGACCCGATGCACCCAGCGTTTAAGCGGCGTTTTAAAGCACTGAAAAAAGTAGTGACTGAGAAGGCGGCTGAGCTGCAAATAGCGCCCGAGATGTTACTACGGCGTCGAGATATTGAGGCGCTTGTGATGCAGCGGCTCGCTAATCAGCCATTAACCACTCCTGGCGGTTGGCGCCATACTTACTTAGCTCAAGAAATTCATCAGGCGCTTGAGGAGTTATCGTAA
- the recR gene encoding recombination mediator RecR — protein MRFSPLVEQLMDAFRVLPGVGPKTAQRMAMHLLERERPGGQRLAAVIQQAIEEVGYCQRCRTLTEADVCALCESTRRDDSLLCVVESPADQLAIEEAGGFQGRYFVLHGHLSPLDGIGPDAIGLDLLESRIAEGNIREVVLATNPTVEGEATAHFIAAQLAHYGVSFSRLAYGVPMGGELEYVDGGTLSRAFNGRQPFASD, from the coding sequence ATGCGCTTTTCCCCGCTTGTTGAGCAACTAATGGACGCCTTCCGCGTGCTGCCAGGCGTTGGGCCAAAAACGGCCCAACGCATGGCCATGCATTTGTTGGAACGTGAGCGCCCAGGCGGGCAGCGGTTGGCAGCGGTGATTCAGCAGGCCATCGAAGAAGTCGGTTATTGCCAGCGCTGCCGTACGTTGACCGAAGCGGATGTTTGCGCGTTGTGCGAAAGTACTCGCCGTGATGATTCGCTCCTGTGTGTTGTTGAGTCGCCTGCTGATCAGCTTGCTATTGAAGAGGCCGGTGGCTTTCAGGGGCGTTATTTTGTATTGCATGGTCATCTTTCTCCGCTGGATGGCATTGGCCCCGATGCTATTGGCCTGGATCTTCTGGAAAGCCGCATTGCGGAAGGCAATATACGTGAAGTGGTGCTTGCCACTAATCCCACCGTGGAAGGCGAAGCGACTGCGCACTTCATTGCCGCCCAACTTGCTCACTACGGTGTCTCTTTTTCTCGACTCGCCTATGGTGTGCCCATGGGAGGAGAGCTTGAGTATGTAGACGGTGGTACGCTAAGTCGCGCCTTTAATGGTCGCCAGCCTTTCGCCAGCGATTGA
- a CDS encoding YbaB/EbfC family nucleoid-associated protein → MFKGGMGNIMKQAQEMQEKMQQVQEEAAKAEVHGEAGAGMVKITMNGRHDVTNVTIDPSVLEEDKELLEDLLAAAVNDAVRKVEANSKAKMEEATAGLNLPPGFKMPF, encoded by the coding sequence ATGTTTAAAGGTGGAATGGGCAACATAATGAAGCAAGCCCAAGAAATGCAGGAGAAGATGCAGCAGGTTCAAGAAGAAGCTGCGAAAGCGGAAGTACATGGCGAAGCGGGTGCCGGTATGGTGAAAATCACCATGAATGGTCGCCATGATGTCACCAATGTCACCATTGACCCCAGTGTTCTCGAAGAAGACAAAGAGCTTTTGGAAGATCTGCTCGCTGCTGCCGTGAATGACGCTGTTCGCAAAGTGGAAGCAAACTCTAAAGCGAAGATGGAAGAAGCGACGGCAGGCTTAAACTTGCCGCCCGGCTTTAAGATGCCGTTCTAA
- the dnaX gene encoding DNA polymerase III subunit gamma/tau yields the protein MSYQVLARKWRPRTFHELVGQAHVQRALVNALDQGRLHHAYLFTGTRGVGKTTLARILAKCLNCTANGRGDEGITSTPCGQCDSCRAIDEGRFVDLIEVDAASRTKVEDTRELLDNVQYAPTQGRYKVYLIDEVHMLSTSSFNALLKTLEEPPPHVKFLLATTDPQKLPATVLSRCLQFTLKHMPPERVVEHLTYVLGEEGVAYDESALWLLGKAAEGSMRDAMSLTDQAIAFGQGAIRHADVAAMLGTLDHRHVLALVEALADVDVQRLLAEVAQLSEQGPDFAAVLDELSAVLHRLAVAQMVPDAVDNSHGDRALIQQLASRFTAEDIQLYYQIGIQGRGDMVHAPDLRSALEMTLLRMLAFRPQGVPKPAATPLPLRRESPSNAASQEAVPHEPNSHEPVSHEPVSHESISQVSASDNSSVSESASAHEPTTKKPEPALPSNQVEAPDSAAVQASVEPVTNEASSALDASLEQQAPPWSLDEVESAAMLSPEPEPEPEPEPEPEPEPEPEPEPEPEPEPEPEPEPEPEPEPVSADVPVNVASRQGASGDRLDHAGWLACFSALGLGGLTRNLAAHCQLESDDGHTVVLRLDPGQSAMQADVHNGRIERALSSYGLPRRIEFTVADLASDIETPRQQEERQQQERHSLAVDLLHRDPNIQKLQQAFGATLIESTVKPTSDKRS from the coding sequence ATGAGCTATCAGGTTCTGGCCCGCAAATGGCGGCCGCGTACATTCCACGAGCTCGTGGGCCAGGCCCATGTTCAGCGCGCCTTGGTCAATGCCCTCGACCAAGGCCGTTTACACCATGCCTACCTATTTACGGGTACCCGAGGCGTGGGCAAGACCACGCTTGCGCGTATCCTTGCCAAATGCCTTAACTGCACCGCAAATGGCCGTGGTGATGAAGGTATCACCTCGACGCCTTGCGGTCAGTGCGACAGCTGTCGCGCGATTGACGAAGGGCGTTTCGTTGACTTGATCGAGGTTGATGCCGCTTCGCGTACCAAGGTTGAAGATACCCGTGAGCTGCTCGATAACGTGCAGTACGCGCCTACGCAAGGGCGCTATAAGGTGTACCTGATTGACGAGGTGCACATGTTGTCGACCAGTAGTTTTAATGCGCTGCTTAAAACGTTGGAAGAGCCGCCGCCCCACGTGAAATTTCTGTTGGCCACCACAGATCCGCAGAAATTGCCTGCCACCGTACTATCCCGCTGTCTGCAATTCACGCTTAAGCATATGCCCCCTGAGCGGGTGGTAGAGCACCTAACCTATGTACTGGGTGAGGAAGGTGTTGCGTATGATGAGAGCGCTTTGTGGCTGTTAGGTAAGGCCGCGGAAGGTTCTATGCGTGATGCGATGAGCCTGACCGATCAAGCCATTGCCTTTGGCCAAGGTGCGATTCGCCATGCAGATGTCGCTGCCATGCTCGGTACCTTGGACCATCGCCACGTGTTGGCGCTGGTAGAAGCATTGGCTGATGTGGACGTTCAACGGCTGCTAGCCGAGGTTGCCCAGCTATCGGAGCAGGGGCCTGATTTTGCAGCAGTACTGGACGAGTTAAGCGCGGTTTTGCATCGCTTGGCGGTGGCGCAGATGGTGCCTGATGCTGTGGATAACAGCCACGGTGATCGAGCGCTTATTCAACAGTTAGCGAGCCGTTTTACTGCTGAGGATATTCAGCTTTATTATCAGATTGGTATCCAGGGGCGTGGTGATATGGTGCACGCTCCTGATCTGCGCAGTGCGCTGGAAATGACGTTGCTGCGTATGCTGGCGTTTCGCCCCCAGGGAGTGCCAAAGCCTGCTGCCACACCGCTTCCACTGCGCCGCGAATCTCCCAGTAACGCTGCATCTCAAGAAGCGGTGCCTCATGAGCCTAACTCTCATGAACCTGTCTCTCATGAACCTGTCTCTCATGAATCAATTTCTCAGGTATCTGCATCTGATAATAGCAGCGTGTCTGAATCAGCCTCTGCTCATGAGCCAACGACAAAAAAGCCTGAGCCTGCACTGCCGAGCAATCAGGTAGAAGCGCCTGACTCAGCCGCAGTGCAGGCGAGTGTTGAGCCAGTCACGAATGAGGCATCCAGCGCGCTAGATGCCTCATTAGAACAGCAAGCACCGCCGTGGTCGCTTGATGAGGTGGAGAGTGCGGCTATGCTCTCGCCAGAGCCAGAGCCAGAGCCAGAGCCAGAGCCAGAGCCAGAGCCAGAGCCAGAGCCAGAGCCAGAGCCAGAGCCAGAGCCAGAGCCAGAGCCAGAGCCAGAGCCAGAGCCAGAGCCAGAGCCAGTTTCCGCTGATGTGCCTGTTAATGTTGCCAGCCGCCAGGGTGCTTCTGGCGATCGTCTGGATCATGCTGGGTGGCTGGCATGCTTCAGTGCCCTTGGGTTAGGCGGCCTTACCCGCAATTTGGCAGCGCACTGTCAGCTTGAAAGTGATGATGGCCACACGGTGGTGCTGCGTCTTGACCCTGGCCAATCCGCTATGCAGGCCGATGTTCACAATGGCCGTATTGAGCGTGCGCTAAGTAGTTATGGGCTGCCTCGGCGTATTGAGTTTACGGTAGCTGACTTAGCGTCTGATATTGAAACGCCTCGCCAGCAGGAAGAGCGTCAGCAGCAAGAGCGTCACTCGTTGGCTGTTGATCTATTACACCGCGACCCCAATATACAGAAGCTGCAGCAGGCATTTGGGGCTACTCTCATTGAGTCAACCGTTAAACCCACGTCTGACAAACGTTCTTAG
- the grxD gene encoding Grx4 family monothiol glutaredoxin — protein MSTTAENIQRQISENPILIYMKGTPQLPQCGFSAQTVQALMGCGERFAFVNVLDNPDIRAELPKIANWPTFPQLWVEGELVGGCDIVIEMHQSGELEKLIKEAAQRAGAAESGDNA, from the coding sequence ATGAGCACGACTGCCGAAAATATTCAGCGCCAAATTAGTGAAAACCCCATTCTTATCTACATGAAAGGTACACCTCAGTTGCCGCAGTGTGGTTTTTCTGCACAAACGGTGCAGGCGCTGATGGGCTGCGGTGAGCGTTTTGCCTTTGTTAACGTGCTGGATAATCCAGATATCCGCGCTGAACTGCCGAAAATTGCTAACTGGCCCACCTTTCCGCAGCTTTGGGTGGAAGGCGAACTGGTGGGTGGCTGCGACATCGTGATCGAGATGCATCAGAGCGGTGAACTTGAGAAGCTGATTAAAGAAGCTGCCCAACGTGCCGGAGCTGCTGAGAGTGGCGATAACGCATAA